atcctcgcaatttcatcaacagatgcctcagggaaagacaacaaaacgaggacatgccgcaacccaaaggtctagccacactaccatacatcaagaatatCTCTgcaatgacagccagactactgcgaccactaggacttataacagcacacaaacaaacagccacactcagacaacaactcaccagaacgtaGGACCCGATATTCCGCATGGGCAAAACTAATGTCGTGTACaaattcccatgcaaggactgcacaaaacactatataggacaaacaggaagccaCCTAACGATCCGCATGCACGaaaatcaactagccacgaaacggcACGAACAggtatccctagtagccacacacgcagacgacaagcaacatgaaatcgactgggacaacactactattatagggcaagcgaaactaagaacagccagggaattcctagaagcatggcactcatcaaaaaactccatcaacaaacacatcgacctggacccaatataccgtccactacagcggacagctgaaactcacaaccggaagcggctgggacaggccactataaatgtcggaggaaacaccacagaagcgcttcacaggaggctcccaagcattgaagatgtcacctagacaggggacgaaacttttgcaacaaaaccttccagctcagcgaacagaaccacagcaatgagtgTATCATCCTGATAGATGAATACACATTCAGATAAAAACCAAACCATAAGTAgcaggaaaaattcagcaggtctggcagcatctgtacagagtgAACGAGAGACATCGGTTCAGAATTTCGCCAGAATTTTACGAAAATtccgttttctcccacagttactGCCACACCTGTTGAGTTTCCGCAGCATTTCCTGTTATTGTTTCGGATTCCCAACATCCACAGTCACTTGCGTTAGACATAAAAacaatacacaaacacacattttTCTGGCCCCATTAAAATTCTGTGCTGTGTAGGCAAGTGAGAGCAGCGACAGCTCCGACTATGAGGAATCTGAGCAGCTAACATATGAATCGAATCCCTGCACCTCCGCACAAATGGAAATGCATGCAGAAGCCAGAGCATGGCAAGCGAGCCAGGTAGGACTCGAACCTAAAATTTTCTGATCTGAAGTCAGACGCACTGTCCGTTACGCTACTGGCCCAACGCACTTAGGTCGGCTCCACAGCTTTGAACAATCAGCAGAGATAATCACATTCACTTCTTCACTTCGATGGCTCCCCTTTGGGAAGCAGTCCCTTTCACTGACAAAGGAAAGATATTTGCCCTGACGTGTCTGCTTCAGGAACCCTTGCTCCTGTGCTGGAAGTTTCCACTGTTTTATTCGCAGTCCCGATGCGGGTTTCGGTTCCACCCCAGTGTAATATACTTTCATACATAGAATCATGGTCTATTGCAGTCGAAGCATTGACCAAATTCAGCGAGAAAGCTCTAGCCAGGATTTTGGAAACACACGAGATAAAGCAAAGTTGGCAATGCAAGTGTGAAACCGAGCTGTTCAGTGAGTGTGTTGGAGATTGACACCACTTCTGACCTGAAAGAAGTGTTTCCCCCACCGCGATTGGAATCCCAGAGAGATACGAAACAAACTCCCTCTTGCACTGCCTTCAGCCATCAGCAGCAGGATTCGAAACCGCAATAAGAAGTAGGACATCCCGTTTATCGGTGCAATCACTCAGCTATACCGATAGAACCATGTTATGCCGCTGCTTTTTTGAGCTGCTTTGTCTGAGGAGCTGAGGGAAATGCATCGTTGTGcatttgtttgaattcaattacctaagtttttgaaatatttaaatatcgGTACAAGGTGTGTCTGGGTGTATCATTCCGGTCAATGGAAGGGACATTCAGCTAAATGCAACAGCAGAaactgcaggaaaaaaaatcacccggtctggcagcatctgtggagagagaatcagaggcaCCGTTTCAAATTTCCTACAGAACTTTATGAGAATTCCGTTTCCTCCCTCAGGTACTGCCGCCCCTGCTGAGTTGCCTCAGCAATTCCAACAGCAGATCTTGTCACAACTATCCACTTTATTTCAGTCCAGACAACCGAGAGGCACAGATGTGCTTGCAAGGAATTATACAATCCTGGAAGGTGAAGAGTGAGGAGTGAAAGACATGTTGGGTTTAATTGAGATGTGGACCAGAGTATCCCAGTTGCTATGCTAAGGTTAGGAGGTGACATGACAAATTCTAACATTCTGCGTCCTTTCAAATGCAGAGTCCCTAAATTATCAAACATGTGTGTCTGGGCATGAGTACGGAATGGATGCATATGACTTGTGAATTTACTTTTTGCATGGTGAGATTTCTACAGTAAGGCAAAGGATCCACTTCAAGAATGATTAAGAATAATATGGTCTcgctcttgagggagtgcagtacagGTTTGCCAGGCTCTTTCCGGGGATGGTGGggctgacgtatgaggagagattgactgcgTTAGGATTGTTTCCTCCAGAGATCAGACGGATGAGGAAGGAATctcacagagatttataaaatattaacagTTGTGGACAGGATAGATAACAcgttcctcagaaaaggagaccaaaactgcacacaatattctaggtgtggcctcaccaaggcgaCAACACATCCCTGTTCCTGGACtcaacctctcacaatgaagacTCATATACCATCTCTTCATCAAGCAGTTGTAGggggtagtgtaatttttaaacggttagctgcattttagtcttttctaccttatagtaaacacaagtgccttatagtaaacacaagcagacactcgaaaccggtgccggacctcccccatgttttattaatgaaacaattgtaacagctttcctcgatagctgagagaccgcccttaaccacagttgtacaacatcatccatataaggaaagaacgggaactcgaacactgattggccaagtgaGTAACAAAATAAGCGCAGGCACCAGaacccaaataaggaaaacaatgGGGAACCcgacggtcatctgtgaaaacgctttaggcgtttaagaccaggaccgaagataagcCACGGGAgattgtggttttgacggtcatctgtgaaaacgttttaggcgtttaagaccaggaccgaagataagcCACGGGAgattgtggttttgacggtcatctgtgaaaacgttttaggcgtttaagaccaggaccgaagataagcCACGGGAgattgtggttttgacggtcatctgtgaaaacgttttaggcgtttaagaccaggaccgaagataagcCACGGGAgattgtggttttgacggtcatctgtgaaaacgttttaggcgtttaagaccaggaccgaagataagcCACGGGAgattgtggttttgacggtcatctgtgaaaacgttttaggcgtttaagaccaggaccgaagataagcCACGGGAgattgtggttttgacggtcatctgtgaaaacgttttaggcgtttaagaccaggaccgaagatagaCCATGGGAGATCAGGCTTTTAGATTTACTAAGGAGAAGTCAGGGAAGACTGCAAATGGGAAAGAAATACCCCCCGATAGTCCATTAGGTCGGACGTTAAGTCTATGGACGGACAGTAGTAGAACAAAGGACTTAAAGAAAGAGACcatgataaaatattgttgttttataTGGACCAAGGAACCTATCCGCGCCCCCTTGGTAGTTTGGCCCGAATATGGGTCTGATGAAGACTGGGTGTGTCAAATCCTAAATGTATATGTTAACAGAAAACAACCGTTTGACCCAGAAGAGAGCAAATACGCCGTCGCCTGGCTGGCAGGCGATAGCGAGGGTCCCACGCGTCTCTATCCTCTGATTCCCCAAACAGACCCGAGGAAGCCCCAGAAGTCTTGGGACGTTCTCACCGACGGTTTGCCACCGTCTGCCCCGCCCCCGTATATACCACCCGCGCACGACCAGGCGCACAACCAGGCGCACGACCAGGCGCACGACCAGGCGCACGACCAGGCGCACGACCAGGCGCACGACCAGGCGCACGACCAGGCGCACGACCAGGCGCACGACCAGGCGCACGACCAGGCGCACGACCAGGCGCACGACCAGGCGCACGACCAGGCGCACGACCAGGCGCACGACCAGGCGCACGACCAGGCGCACGACCAGGCGCACGACCAGGCGCACGACCAGGCGCACGACCAGGCGCACGACCAGGCGCACGACCAGGCGCACGACCAGGCGCACGACCAGGCGCACGACCAGGCGCACGACCAGGCGCACGACCAGGCGCACGACCAGGCGCACGACCAGGCGCACGACCAGGCGCACGACCAGGCGCACGACCAGGCGCACGACCAGGCGCACGACCAGGCGCACGACCAGGCGTCCAGCGCGGACCTCCCTCCTGCGACGGATAAATCCGATTCCCAGCAGGCTATGACCAGTGCGGCAGGGACTGCTGGGGGGAGCACAGGAGGGGGCGCAGAACCCACCCCAGGCACTAGGAAATCGGTCCGACTCGAGATGTGGAGGGGCCGAGAAGAGGGATTGAGAGCTGGGAGGAGTGACAATATTGAACAGCTGAACTCCTTACGAGAGGTGCCGTTTGGGAACGACCGGACTGGGTTCGTAGTACAACCTTTAAATTCTGGGGATATCCGGCAACTCCGTAACGAACTACCCCGTCTACTGGACGACCCCATCAGTGTGGGAATACAACTGGACCAATTTCTGGGGCCCAGTATATACACATGGGCCGAATTACAGGCCATGATGAGAATATTATTTAATTACGATGAAATTGTTATGATCCGGAATAGTGCAATGGCCATTTGGGATAAGGAGCATCAGGGAGGCCCTCAGCGTGGAGAGCAGAAGTACCCCTTAGAGGACCCCCGGTGGGATCATAACGACGCGGGGGGACGGGCCAATATGACAGATCTCAGAAGCCTTATAATCAGGGGAATCAAAACCTGCGTGCCTAAACAGCGGAATTTAGCGAAAGCATTCGAAGTTGGACAGAAAAAGGATGAATCCCCGAGTGAGTTTTTAGACCGTTTGCGGGAGTCCATACGAAAGTATTCAGGTTTAGACCCCGATGGGGAAATAGGCAAGGGCATGCTTAAGGTGCACTTTGTGACTAAGTCATGGCCTGACATtcagaagaaattacagaaagtggaGGATTGGGCTGAAAAAGATGTTGCAGAATTATTACGGGAAGCACAGAAGGTCTACGTTCAGAGGGATGTAATAAGGgagaaacaaaagacaaaaatgaTGGTGGCAGCCGTACGGGAAGCTTGTAAATCCACCGGAATGGGGGAAGAAGGTTATGGGATGGAAAGAGGAAGGTCGAGGGaaagttggagagggagaggagcgaGACGAATAGAAGTGGGAGAGGAGGATCTTATGGAATCGAACGGCCTCAGGCGGCCGGATGTTACCATTGCGGGAAACTGGGACACTTCAAAAGGGATTGTCCCGAGTTTAAAAGGGAAAGAGAANNNNNNNNNNNNNNNNNNNNNNNNNNNNNNNNNNNNNNNNNNNNNNNNNNNNNNNNNNNNNNNNNNNNNNNNNNNNNNNNNNNNNNNNNNNNNNNNNNNNNNNNNNNNNNNNNNNNNNNNNNNNNNNNNNNNNNNNNNNNNNNNNNNNNNNNNNNNNNNNNNNNNNNNNNNNNNNNNNNNNNNNNNNNNNNNNNNNNNNNNNNNNNNNNNNNNNNNNNNNNNNNNNNNNNNNNNNNNNNNNNNNNNNNNNNNNNNNNNNNNNNNNNNNNNNNNNNNNNNNNNNNNNNNNNNNNNNNNNNNNNNNNNNNNNNNNNNNNNNNNNNNNNNNNNNNNNNNNNNNNNNNNNNNNNNNNNNNNNNNNNNNNNNNNNNNNNNNNNNNNNNNNNNNNNNNNNNNNNNNNNNNNNNNNNNNNNNNNNNNNNNNNNNNNNNNNNNNNNNNNNNNNNNNNNNNNNNNNNNNNNNNNNNNNNNNNNNNNNNNNNNNNNNNNNNNNNNNNNNNNNNNNNNNNNNNNNNNNNNNNNNNNNNNNNNNNNNNNNNNNNNNNNNNNNNNNNNNNNNNNNNNNNNNNNNNNNNNNNNNNNNNNNNNNNNNNNNNNNNNNNNNNNNNNNNNNNNNNNNNNNNNNNNNNNNNNNNNNNNNNNNNNNNNNNNNNNNNNNNNNNNNNNNNNNNNNNNNNNNNNNNNNNNNNNNNNNNNNNNNNNNNNNNNNNNNNNNNNNNNNNNNNNNNNNNNNNNNNNNNNNNNNNNNNNNNNNNNNNNNNNNNNNNNNNNNNNNNNNNNNNNNNNNNNNNNNNNNNNNNNNNNNNNNNNNNNNNNNNNNNNNNNNNNNNNNNNNNNNNNNNNNNNNNNNNNNNNNNNNNNNNNNNNNNNNNNNNNNNNNNNNNNNNNNNNNNNNNNNNNNNNNNNNNNNNNNNNNNNNNNNNNNNNNNNNNNNNNNNNNNNNNNNNNNNNNNNNNNNNNNNNNNNNNNNNNNNNNNNNNNNNNNNNNNNNNNNNNNNNNNNNNNNNNNNNNNNNNNNNNNNNNNNNNNNNNNNNNNNNNNNNNNNNNNNNNNNNNNNNNNNNNNNNNNNNNNNNNNNNNNNNNNNNNNNNNNNNNNNNNNNNNNNNNNNNNNNNNNNNNNNNNNNNNNNNNNNNNNNNNNNNNNNNNNNNNNNNNNNNNNNNNNNNNNNNNNNNNNNNNNNNNNNNNNNNNNNNNNNNNNNNNNNNNNNNNNNNNNNNNNNNNNNNNNNNNNNNNNNNNNNNNNNNNNNNNNNNNNNNNNNNNNNNNNNNNNNNNNNNNNNNNNNNNNNNNNNNNNNNNNNNNNNNNNNNNNNNNNNNNNNNNNNNNNNNNNNNNNNNNNNNNNNNNNNNNNNNNNNNNNNNNNNNNNNNNNNNNNNNNNNNNNNNNNNNNNNNNNNNNNNNNNNNNNNNNNNNNNNNNNNNNNNNNNNNNNNNNNNNNNNNNNNNNNNNNNNNNNNNNNNNNNNNNNNNNNNNNNNNNNNNNNNNNNNNNNNNNNNNNNNNNNNNNNNNNNNNNNNNNNNNNNNNNNNNNNNNNNNNNNNNNNNNNNNNNNNNNNNNNNNNNNNNNNNNNNNNNNNNNNNNNNNNNNNNNNNNNNNNNNNNNNNNNNNNNNNNNNNNNNNNNNNNNNNNNNNNNNNNNNNNNNNNNNNNNNNNNNNNNNNNNNNNNNNNNNNNNNNNNNNNNNNNNNNNNNNNNNNNNNNNNNNNNNNNNNNNNNNNNNNNNNNNNNNNNNNNNNNNNNNNNNNNNNNNNNNNNNNNNNNNNNNNNNNNNNNNNNNNNNNNNNNNNNNNNNNNNNNNNNNNNNNNNNNNNNNNNNNNNNNNNNNNNNNNNNNNNNNNNNNNNNNNNNNNNNNNNNNNNNNNNNNNNNNNNNNNNNNNNNNNNNNNNNNNNNNNNNNNNNNNNNNNNNNNNNNNNNNNNNNNNNNNNNNNNNNNNNNNNNNNNNNNNNNNNNNNNNNNNNNNNNNNNNNNNNNNNNNNNNNNNNNNNNNNNNNNNNNNNNNNNNNNNNNNNNNNNNNNNNNNNNNNNNNNNNNNNNNNNNNNNNNNNNNNNNNNNNNNNNNNNNNNNNNNNNNNNNNNNNNNNNNNNNNNNNNNNNNNNNNNNNNNNNNNNNNNNNNNNNNNNNNNNNNNNNNNNNNNNNNNNNNNNNNNNNNNNNNNNNNNNNNNNNNNNNNNNNNNNNNNNNNNNNNNNNNNNNNNNNNNNNNNNNNNNNNNNNNNNNNNNNNNNNNNNNNNNNNNNNNNNNNNNNNNNNNNNNNNNNNNNNNNNNNNNNNNNNNNNNNNNNNNNNNNNNNNNNNNNNNNNNNNNNNNNNNNNNNNNNNNNNNNNNNNNNNNNNNNNNNNNNNNNNNNNNNNNNNNNNNNNNNNNNNNNNNNNNNNNNNNNNNNNNNNNNNNNNNNNNNNNNNNNNNNNNNNNNNNNNNNNNNNNNNNNNNNNNNNNNNNNNNNNNNNNNNNNNNNNNNNNNNNNNNNNNNNNNNNNNNNNNNNNNNNNNNNNNNNNNNNNNNNNNNNNNNNNNNNNNNNNNNNNNNNNNNNNNNNNNNNNNNNNNNNNNNNNNNNNNNNNNNNNNNNNNNNNNNNNNNNNNNNNNNNNNNNNNNNNNNNNNNNNNNNNNNNNNNNNNNNNNNNNNNNNNNNNNNNNNNNNNNNNNNNNNNNNNNNNNNNNNNNNNNNNNNNNNNNNNNNNNNNNNNNNNNNNNNNNNNNNNNNNNNNNNNNNNNNNNNNNNNNNNNNNNNNNNNNNNNNNNNNNNNNNNNNNNNNNNNNNNNNNNNNNNNNNNNNNNNNNNNNNNNNNNNNNNNNNNNNNNNNNNNNNNNNNNNNNNNNNNNNNNNNNNNNNNNNNNNNNNNNNNNNNNNNNNNN
This genomic stretch from Chiloscyllium plagiosum isolate BGI_BamShark_2017 unplaced genomic scaffold, ASM401019v2 scaf_14741, whole genome shotgun sequence harbors:
- the LOC122546620 gene encoding uncharacterized protein LOC122546620, translated to MGDQAFRFTKEKSGKTANGKEIPPDSPLGRTLSLWTDSSRTKDLKKETMIKYCCFIWTKEPIRAPLVVWPEYGSDEDWVCQILNVYVNRKQPFDPEESKYAVAWLAGDSEGPTRLYPLIPQTDPRKPQKSWDVLTDGLPPSAPPPYIPPAHDQAHDQAHDQAHDQASSADLPPATDKSDSQQAMTSAAGTAGGSTGGGAEPTPGTRKSVRLEMWRGREEGLRAGRSDNIEQLNSLREVPFGNDRTGFVVQPLNSGDIRQLRNELPRLLDDPISVGIQLDQFLGPSIYTWAELQAMMRILFNYDEIVMIRNSAMAIWDKEHQGGPQRGEQKYPLEDPRWDHNDAGGRANMTDLRSLIIRGIKTCVPKQRNLAKAFEVGQKKDESPSEFLDRLRESIRKYSGLDPDGEIGKGMLKVHFVTKSWPDIQKKLQKVEDWAEKDVAELLREAQKVYVQRDVIREKQKTKMMVAAVREACKSTGMGEEGYGMERG